The genomic window atactgcctttcttcaagattcatgtcaatcagtttttggccccggaggactcacctgctgccaatgtgacctcaaggcatgtcgtgggggaggggcctggtgccattccctgagacagtgcctttctttcctgagctgactgctagtgcctgtagaatatctggctagagcccagcagggcgtacaccccgcctcaagtctaagtcagcagctttctctatctctttcatactttaataacagttgatggcacaaaagctctgagcgatcaaatcatatcgaatcttcatttcagattgaagatgcattccatgggattgccatcctgtctttccatcgttatggaatatctgtccatgtattcaggacagttttcagccagggtgtataagttccagcgtgccagtcttgtcatcgtcagtacatccatggcaaagtgttgtattcatgttgacattattgaaagggaattttttaaatttccttttcagattattatctgctaatatatacagataaaactgtgtaatcattcgtttttatcagtttggacagcttgagagttgtctttaatttctttcctttcttatgctTTAAGagtttccgggcacatacatgtactgcctcacccctaatctcagtcatgtgtgcaaagaacttctgtccttttatttgtttatttatttgttgcaacattgaattcgtttggactatgctggcttctctgctgcaagatggaagtcgctaggacctctggactgcagtctgccatctcttactgacctcttgttgacctctgcagaatcctggttggtgggagcttgttagttccttgttcctttaccaggacctcctgtggtaagtggtttctcttctctgttgcctggtaagggtggatggtcattggcatcccaaagctagctagaagtcagtgatttaggcaggcttgcgcatagatatgggagaaggcaatggcaccccactccaggactcttgcgtggaaaatcccacggacagaggagcctggtaggctgcagtccatggggtcgctaagagtcggacaccactgagcgacttcacgttcacttttcactttcatgcatgggaggaggaaatggccacccactccagtgttcttgcctagagaaccccaggaactgcggggcctggtgggctgccgtctacggggtcgcacagagtcggacacgactgaaacgacttagcagcagcagcggcggcggcagcagcagcagaagcagtgcatcgatatcaaaaaggttgagaacagtcaggtaggatcacatatgtcaccgtgaaacactacttctccacgtagccaaagctaaccaaagatttctgtcctaggtcaacctagaagagatcacttacgaggtaaagaaactgaaactccattagcaaaggcagttcaacctcTCAAGAAAActcgtgctaggcacagaactctttcctgggggtccactttccctacaacctccttatcccattctgtacccattcctttgcttctcccatcctgaaactgccacatgGAAGaccgaactacttcgttttccttcctcaagtgccattgcattgcACATACCTtcgtgtaataacaagtcatacatttcccttcagcaaccaagaactgacttttatactggcattcgctATAGCGCGCGCCCCCCTTCCCCCCCACCGCCAAGAACagtacagaacaaaacaaaacaattgctttcttacatttaacatgtcaggatgttgccagacactattcatggagagtcaaaaatctcttttttttctgtgtaaaagggaggtcctttcaagtcgtgaatgtttcagaactttcatttctttggacatGACCTAGCTATTGAATACACTGTCgttacttagtttagcacaaggatcgGAACTCGGGGAccaaaaacacctggagaaacgtttgtcagatcagttcagttcagttcagttgctcagtcgtgtctgactctttgggaccccgtggcctgcaggacgccaggcttccgtgtccgtcaccaactccaggggcttgctcaaactcatgtccatcgagtcagtgatgccatctaaccatctgatcctctgtcgtccccttctcctctgccttcaatcaagactatgagaggcagatattttagagtatagttattgttaagggtttgtctaaaagctcatatcacatttacattttttacttttgttgttgtcgtttccaggtactttcttgctgacgaaCGAGCTTGTGACgggtataacaatagagcaattttgacctcaaaagaaacctaggcactatgaacaggttgtgcttaatgttgttgactcttagacatgtctagagtggaggagcaaaaccaaaaatactagatatttcgtattgactagttcccagctcacgggactctgacttccatttaggtcaatgttttcttgtattcccaggagtttgatttggaagggctgccttgtcttgagaccattgaaatcagaactcagaacttgagcaatattatcaaaaaccacaaggctcacactgacacatacctaaatccagagagacagacaagacatcttccagttttccgcctgagatttaaaatatttctttgagccggtctcctggggagtgggggatgggggtggcggtgggggtggcagcgaggcaggcttgggtaacaagctaattgttggtcattgcatatgcaaagaaccaggtttccgggttccaaggaaaaaagtttccttggtaaccaactttgtctggttctatagactctcatggccctcctaggtcaggtcaccttgcctttctgtagtcctcgtttgatccctaaatcatagacagcttggatcgtccctgtggggtggatgtattgtcctcgtgtttgaactggcggcagtagccagagcctctcctggaacctggagtgggcgcggggctcaccgggagcccccggtgaaggtgggcagcgtgccgggacaggtgtgggtcgaaccctggcggcgcgggtcggggttccggtcgggagggggtggggggcggtctcagttgtgcgctcgggggtcctcgctgcggctgggaaggcaccgggagcgcggcaggggcggggcgaacccgggcggcgcggggcaggggtcggctcctggcgggggtggggcagggcttcccagttgtgctctcggaggtggccactgcggctggaaatgccccgggagcgcaccctgggcggggtaaacccgggcttcgcgggtcgagattccgatggctgtgggtgggggtttggtcccagttgtgctcccgggggtctccactgcggctaggaagcctcagggaaagcggcaggggcggggcggacccgggcggcgcggggcggggtccggtctcggctggggtcggctcctggcgggggtgggggagggcttcccagttgtgctctcgggggtcgccattgcggctgggcacgcccatttcgtgcgctcctgggtccccaaggatcggcatccagtgggcgcagcggaggggtgcggaccacgggtcagggcactgggactgcgtggagcagggaaccacgtattccgccctctgttggcacattctcggagctcccccacctggcggtcgcagaaaggcctcgcctttggggtcaaggcctttaccgctccacccctctgctgaaaaatctccgagtctgcgcgggtttcccaagcagcctagtgtccgctggaagtccaagggacagaaccctgaatcttggctggctggcccagccctgcttctggcactttgtaggccagcgggccctggagcacctgctgggatgggaaagggaagggtccacgaattgcaccctagaaacttagtagggtgcatggatttccaaccctggtggccgcccaggcagcaaagaaggggggagggtaccttgctgcactttcatgtcagaatctgtggctgtcctgctgcgtgggccttttcatggggaccctgtggaagaaaagtttggtgttttggaactgaataattagaacgtgtaaaaagtttaaattatgtggtggtgtaattaaaacaaaaccaagctacaagtgtttttccaatggagttcctaatattgaaggcctttttccttccactgtggcatttatcaagaagtgtgcgggatttttttttttttttaaggaaagtgtttgaagtgagggaaacaggaaacccagaggtgcccctgtagtttggggaaggcctaaggaggtcacttggaaatgctgcttgctgtggggtggggcagattggctgtgcaggcttgtcctttgcatgcatgttcttgtgtgtggaaacccagctcgagccatctcctgatgtgtaagcatttcgcagacaaaccttgagctaagcaatgctttttttttcctgaggaaatgtttgtcttaagtgatataaatatcctatgtatttccgctagactctggcttcaggtcggttcccccaaaaggctcagaagcaacttgaaaaaaacagtatgttttcctcctagcttgttctccttatctatattaaggaaatgatatatttgccttgaatactgcctttcttcaagattcaggtctatcaaattttggcccgggatgactcacctgctgccaatgttatctcaaggcatatcgtgggggaggggcctgctgcaattacctgagacagtgcctttctttccttagctgactgctagtgcctgtagaatacctggctagaacccagcagggtgtacatccagcctcaagactaagtcagcagctttctctatctcttttatactttaataacaattgatgacacaaaagctctgagcgatcaaaccatatcgaatatttatttcagattgaagatgcattccatgtgattgccatcttaagtctttccatcattatggaatatctgtccatgtattcaggatagttttcagccagggtgtataatttccagtgtgccagtcttgtcatcatcgttaatacatggcaaagtgttgtattcatgtggacattattgaaagggaattttttaaaattccttttcagattattatctgctaatgtatacagagaaaactgtgtaatcattcgcttttatcagtttggacagcttgatagtttctttcatttctttcctttctcatatttaagattttccaggcacatacatgtactacctcacccctaaactcagtcatgtgctcaaagacttctgtccttattttttgcaacattgaattcgtttggactatgctgggtctctgctgcaagatggaagtcgctaggacctctggactgcagtctgccatctcttactgacctcttgttgacctctgcagaatcctgcttggagggagcttgttagttccttgttgcttaccaggacctcctgtggtaagtgttttctcttctctgttgcctggtaagggtggatggtcattggcatcccaaagctagctagaagtcaattatttaggcaggcttgtgcatagatatgggagaaggcaatggcaccccactccagtactcttgcgtggaaaatcccacggacagaggagcctggtaggctgcagtccatggggtcgccaagagtcggacaccactgagcgacttcacgttcattttcactttcatgcatgggaggaggaaatggcaacccactccagtgttcttgcctagagaaacccagggactgcgggacctggtgggctgccgtctacgaggtcgcacagagtcggacacgactgaaacgaattagcagcggctgcggcggcggcagcagcagcagtagcagaagcagtgcatcgatatcaaaagggttgcgaacagtcaggtaggatcacatatgtcaccgtgaaacactacttctccacttagccaaagctaaccaaagatttctgttctaggtcaacctagaagacatcacttaagaggtaaagaaactgaaactccattagcaaaggcagttccacatctcaagaaaacttctgctaggcacagaacccttttctgggggtccactttcgctacaacctccttatcccattctgtacccattcctttgtttctcccatcctgaaacttccacctgtaagacagaactacttcgttttccttcctcaagtgtcaatgcattccacataccttcttataaaaacaagtcatacatttcacttcagcaaccaagaactgacttttatattggcgttcgatatagcgcactcccttcccccacccccaagaatagaacaaaacaaaacaaaacaattgctttcttacatttaacatgtcaggatggtgccagacaagattcatggagagtcaaaaatctcttttgtttctgtgtaaaagggaggtcctttcagaactttcattactttggaaatgacctagctatgaaatacactgtcgtcacttagtttagcccaaggatagaaactcggggaaccaaaacacctggagaaacgtttttcagttcagttcagttcagttgctcagacgtgtctgactctttgggacccggtggcctgcaggatgccaggcttccgagtccctcagcaactccaggggcttgctcaaactcatgtccatcgagtcagtgaagccatccaaacatctaatcctatgtcgtccccttctcctctgccttcaatcaagactatgagaggcagatattttggagtataattattgttaagggtttgtctaaaagctcatatcacatttacattttttacttttgttgttgtcgtttccaggtactttcttgctgacaggcttgtgagagatatgacaatagagcaatttttacctcaaaggaaacctaggcactatgaacatgttgtgcttaatgttgttgactcttagacatatctatagtggaggagcaaaaccaaaaatactagatatttcatattgactagttcccagttcacgggactcggacgttcatttaggtcaatgttttcttgtatttccagcagttagatttggaagggctgccttgtcttgagaccattgaaatcagaactcagaacttgagcaatattatcaaaaaccacaaggctcacactgacacatacctaaatccagagagacagacaagacatcttccagttttctgcctgagatttaaaatatttctttgagccggtctcctggggagtgggggatgggggtggcggtgggggtggcagcgaggcaggcttgggtaacaagctaattgttggtcattgcatatgcaaagaaccaggtttccaggttccaaggaaaaaagtttccttggtaaccaactttgtctggttctatagactctcatggccctcctaggtcaggtcaccttgcctttctgtagtcctcgtttgatccctaaatcatagacagcttggatcgtCCCTGTGGGGttgatgtattgtcctcgtgtttgaactggcggcagtagccagagcctctcctggaacctggagtgggcgcggggctcaccgggagcccccggtgaaggtgggcagcgtgccgggacaggtgtgggtcgaaccctggcggcgcgggtcggggttccggtcgggagggggtggggggcggtctcagttgtgcgctcgggggtcctcactgcggctgggaaggcaccgggagcgcggcaggggcggggcgaacccgggcggcgcggggcaggggtcggctcctggcgggggtggggcagggcttcccagttgtgctctcggaggtggccactgcggctggaaatgccccgggagcgcaccctgggcggggtaaacccgggcttcgcgggtcgagattccgatgactgtgggtgggggtttggtcccagttgtgctcccggtggtcgccactgcggctaggaagcctcagggagagcggcaggggcggggcgaacccgggcggcgcggggcggggtccggtctcggctggggtcggctcctggcgggggtgggggagggcttcccagttgtgctctcgggggtcgccattgcggctgggcacgcccatttcgtgcgctcctgggtccccaaggatcggcatccagtgggcgcagcggaggggtgcggaccacgggtcagggcactgggactgcgtggagcagggaaccacgtattccgccctctgttggcacattctcggagctcccccacctggcggtcgcagaaaggcctcgcctttggggtcaaggcctttaccgctccacccctctgctgaaaaatctccgagcctgcgcgggtttcccaagcagcctagggtccgctggaagtccaagggacagaaccctgaatcttggctggctggcccagccctgcttctggcactttgtaggccagcgggccctggagcacctgctgggatgggaaagggaagggtccacgaattgcaccctagaaacttagtagggtgcatggatttcaaaccctggtggccgcccaggcagcaaagaaggggggagggcatcttgctgccctttcatggccgaatctgtggctgtcctgctgtgtgggccttttcaaggggaccttgtgcaataaaagtttggtattttggaactgaatgattagaacttgtaacaagtttaaattatgtggtggtgtaattcaacacaaaacaaaaccaaaccaagctccaagtgtttggcacagggaggtttaaatattgaaggcctgttttccttccactgtggcattctatcaagaagtgtgcgggatttttttttttttaaagaaaagtgttcgaagtgagggaaacaggaaacccagaggtgcccctgtagtttggggaaggccttaggaggtcacttggaaatgctgctggctgtgggggaggggggcagatgggctgtgcaggcttgtcctttgcatgcatgttcttgtgtgtggaaacccaactcggagccatctcctgatgtgtaagcatttcgcagacaaaccttgagctaagcaatgcctttgttcctaaggaaatgtttgtcttaagcgatgtacatatcctatggatttccgctggactctggcttcaggtcggttcccccaataggctcagaaacgacttgaacaaaacagtatgttttccccctaccttgttctcctcatctatgttaaggaaatgatatagttgcctggaatactgcctttcttcaagattcatgtcaatcagtttttggccccggaggactcacctgcggccaatgtgacctcaaggcatgtcgtgggggaggggcctggtgccattccctgagacagtgcctttctttcctgagctgactgctagtgcctgtagaatatctggctagagcccagcagggcgtacaccccgcctcaagtctaagtcagcagctttctctatctcttttatactttaataacagttgatggcacaaaagctctgagcgatcaactcatatcgaatcttcatttcagattgaagatgcattccatgggattgccatcctaagtctttccatcgttatggaatatctgtccatgtattcaggatagttttcagccagggtgtataagttccagcgtgccggtcttgtcatcgtcattacatccatggcaaagtgtggtattcatgttgacattattgaaagggaatttttttaatttccttttcagattattatctgctaatgtatacagagaaaactgtgtaatcattcgtttttatcagtttggacagcttgatagttgtctttaatttctttcctttcttatactttaggattttccgggcacatacatgtactgcctcacccctaatctcagtcatgtgtgcaaagaacttctgtccttttatttgtttattgatttgttgcaacattgaattcgtttggactatgctgggtctctgctgcaagatggaagtcgctaggacctctggactgcagtctgccatctcttactgacctcttgttgacctctgtagaatcctggttggtgggagcttgttagttccttgttccttaccaggacctcctgtggtaagatGACTCATGCAggtcttttctcttctattttgccTGGAAGGTTGGGTGGTCACTGGTTCAGTTAACAgagtgtcttttggttctctggaataaggtccttcacacggtcaatgtataaaattgtaaaagtcaatatttgaaataatgtatattcctatttggtaattttgcttttttgttgtgtgttagaactcatcaccagaccaaaagTCATGGagagcttttgttgttttctcaaattgtatagttttttaaatggaattctggtgttagttgcaaagtttgtgcttctgttcatttcgttttttttaataaacagttatttatttctagttgattgatcactgctttacaatatcggtttgatttgtcatacatccacgcGAACGAACCATAGACGTACTTGTGTCCCCTCGCTCTGgaaactccctcccacatcccatccatccccacctctctaggttattacagagccccagtttgagttccctgagtcctaacagcaaatcccactggttgtctacttacaaatgttggtgtacatgcatccatgttgctctctccattccccaccctggtccgtaagtctgtcctctatgtctgcatctccggtgctgctatgtgaacagattcgtcagacccatccttctcgattccatgttttcctctttctgactgacttgcctgtttaatacgctctcggttcatccccttccttagagcggactcaaatatgttcctttttatggctgcattccatccaggctctgactgttccttagccgtgttttgaggagggtcatggagccattgtgctccatttcagtttgggcttccagtctgagtgctcacagcagagctgcttgtgagtgagccctctgaggtctgtgagcatGGGGCTGCCCACTCTTCCCTGGtgggagctctgtctcctcaggaCCCTCAGGACTCGGGCTCTGGGGTTATGGGGCTGCATCCCAGCTGAGAGGagaggggttgcctcagtgcccgccagcagggagacgctgcaagaggggaaaatgaggacgaagtagatgtttcctgtgtccagctgagcgctgaccggaggtccatctcagagcactcggggggtgggggtgggggtggggagagctccatgtacaaatggcaggttttcagttcgatttctgttcgatggcctagaggatgaccttcgcagatgttcttctgagtagttggccagttttcctgtccctgtttcttcagaagagtgtcctttcctcttggctcattcgtttgattttcatgaactgaccatGTCCATGTGGGTTcactcctgggctctctcttctttcctggagtccctgtgtctgtgttcctgccagttcctcactgtggtggttactacagggccgtgctgtagtttgaagtcgGAGAGGAAGATATCTCCAGCAGTgatcttctttctcagagtcttcttggccctttaaggtcctgttcaatattagcagcctactagtaggagtatttctgtttctgtgaaaaggccattgaatatcattttgtgatggcagtcagtgtatttgttgatggctttgtttgAAATGGGCATTTGAATTCCTCTTGTTCCAGTGTTTGAGCGTGGTgtcgttttctgtttatttgtgttttctttggtttctttatcagtgctttctagttttctgactactggtcttttatgtccttgattaagtttgttgctagatgttttattcttttgggtgcaattataagtgagattttcttaatgtttgtttctgtttgttattagtttatagaaatgcaagtgatttttatgtattgattgggattgtaagttgtagtagtttctatgattgtaaattgatcgaaaattattcaactttactgaatgtagtctaacaactttttgtgaagttatggggaacattttatttgcaaaatctgtTTGTTCTGCAGACCCAAGGCACAGTGgttactaatagacttcccacagtacttcttcattccatgtggactcctacaaggacagtggagcatcacagcttcccttgaacttcgcctgggtaagtctgaactctatagaaaattttctgcctgtctaattcgattttcttttatggtatcgacttgtttgttttgaaacataatttcctttctgggtaaaatgtacagaaaactcctagcaaagggaaaaagtgctcgcatttgccacatcatctaaatcactctatgtgttttattcaaagtgggtgcattctcctgcagaacctccacataatctccaaaatcaggacatcaTTTGATTTCTGCACtataatgtaatccacagccccacttccctttcagcagttgttcaattgtatgaatatatcttttcttcccaccccacccccctttttttttaggaATGCTATGGAGATGTACGTTGATTTGGACAAACTTGATGGACTTAGAGCAGACGGTGAATATgggatctgtgtggccttttctatatggatatttttcgctaaagatggttttaatgtttattcatgttataaaatgtgtgaatcctgcattctttttttttctccatagtaattaaaaacaaataacatgccatttaccatttagctatttgtaagcatacagtgttgtagtatgaactccctttccttgttttgcaCACCGGTTTATTATGTGTACCTCATGCgtgctttgaagaaactcaggaaactgagtcagtgactgaaatggcccaagatatcacgttagataccatcttcatctaaaaccaaaccaggggcttcctggtggtccagtagctaagactggacactcccaaagaaggtgacccaggttcaatcccttttcCGAGAACTAGATCTCCCATGCCACAACGCAGAGTTGCATCCTTTACCTAAATATCTGGCTGGCTTCAATGAAggtcgatctggtgcagccaaatacaaaaaaaaaaaaaatcaatattaataaaaataaaaccaaaggaaaggaaggatatggtcgttctacagatttacatcttaggttttcctattgatttaaaaaaaaaaaagagtttcacaagactgtcatccttctatctggtcgaggattcctttgaaatgagatttctcttgtaaatgtgactcacagaagagccgtcttgaacttgggtgtgagagatgagcatgtgtcctcttaagaaaaagaaagttaattaggtccaactaattttcatgctgaagtggtatattttggggtagcatttgcttcccttcactttggatgtatcccaatttgcttacacagtcatcgcccgaagacatcctgatatttgaaagtcTTTAGCTCTTAGAAG from Bubalus kerabau isolate K-KA32 ecotype Philippines breed swamp buffalo unplaced genomic scaffold, PCC_UOA_SB_1v2 scaffold_72, whole genome shotgun sequence includes these protein-coding regions:
- the LOC129641115 gene encoding uncharacterized protein LOC129641115 isoform X2 yields the protein MGGGNGNPLQCSCLEKPRDCGTWWAAVYEVAQSRTRLKRISSGCGGGSSSSSRSSASISKGLRTVRILLGGSLLVPCCLPGPPVNPAWRELVSSLLLTRTSCGNGNPLQCSCLEKPRDCGTWWAAVYEVAQSRTRLKRISSGCGGGSSSSSRSSASISKGLRTVRPKAQWLLIDFPQYFFIPCGLLQGQWSITASLELRLGMLWRCTLIWTNLMDLEQTRSFSYLGHEQEKLMAVVLEMCIDSLAARSVNTLPTSAGYGSDNI
- the LOC129641115 gene encoding uncharacterized protein LOC129641115 isoform X5; this translates as MGGGNGNPLQCSCLEKPRDCGTWWAAVYEVAQSRTRLKRISSGCGGGSSSSSRSSASISKGLRTVRILLGGSLLVPCCLPGPPVNPAWRELVSSLLLTRTSCGGNGNPLQCSCLEKPRDCGTWWAAVYEVAQSRTRLKRISSGCGGGSSSSSRSSASISKGLRTVRPKAQWLLIDFPQYFFIPCGLLQGQWSITASLELRLGMLWRCTLIWTNLMDLEQTNI
- the LOC129641115 gene encoding uncharacterized protein LOC129641115 isoform X6, which gives rise to MGGGNGNPLQCSCLEKPRDCGTWWAAVYEVAQSRTRLKRISSGCGGGSSSSSRSSASISKGLRTVRILLGGSLLVPCCLPGPPVNPAWRELVSSLLLTRTSCGGNGNPLQCSCLEKPRDCGTWWAAVYEVAQSRTRLKRISSGCGGGSSSSSRSSASISKGLRTVRPKAQWLLIDFPQYFFIPCGLLQGQWSITASLELRLEYIGEL
- the LOC129641115 gene encoding uncharacterized protein LOC129641115 isoform X4, with translation MGGGNGNPLQCSCLEKPRDCGTWWAAVYEVAQSRTRLKRISSGCGGGSSSSSRSSASISKGLRTVRILLGGSLLVPCCLPGPPVNPAWRELVSSLLLTRTSCGGNGNPLQCSCLEKPRDCGTWWAAVYEVAQSRTRLKRISSGCGGGSSSSSRSSASISKGLRTVRPKAQWLLIDFPQYFFIPCGLLQGQWSITASLELRLGMLWRCTLIWTNLMDLEQTRSFSYLGHEQEKLMAVVLEMCIDSLAARIYR
- the LOC129641115 gene encoding uncharacterized protein LOC129641115 isoform X1; amino-acid sequence: MGGGNGNPLQCSCLEKPRDCGTWWAAVYEVAQSRTRLKRISSGCGGGSSSSSRSSASISKGLRTVRILLGGSLLVPCCLPGPPVNPAWRELVSSLLLTRTSCGGNGNPLQCSCLEKPRDCGTWWAAVYEVAQSRTRLKRISSGCGGGSSSSSRSSASISKGLRTVRPKAQWLLIDFPQYFFIPCGLLQGQWSITASLELRLGMLWRCTLIWTNLMDLEQTRSFSYLGHEQEKLMAVVLEMCIDSLAARSVNTLPTSAGYGSDNI